A part of Miscanthus floridulus cultivar M001 chromosome 6, ASM1932011v1, whole genome shotgun sequence genomic DNA contains:
- the LOC136459647 gene encoding LOW QUALITY PROTEIN: uncharacterized protein (The sequence of the model RefSeq protein was modified relative to this genomic sequence to represent the inferred CDS: deleted 1 base in 1 codon), giving the protein MASSPRSPPPALTPEFEISRQSRLFAALSKKVIDLDELRMLAAQGVPDAAGVRATVWKLLLGYLPNDRSLWEQELAKKRAQYAAFKDEFLRNPVGRNSATGATEGHHNVSAEDVDNGFLHRSEVTREEHPLSLGKTSAWNQFFEYSEIMEQIDRDVKRTHPDMHFFCGDSSFAKSNQESLKNVLLIFAKLNAGIRYVQGMNEILAPLFFVFRSDPDDKNAKFAEADSFFCFVELLSGFRDNFCQKLDNSAVGIRGTLAKLSQLVAKYDRELQQHLEITTEVNPQFYAFRWITLLLTQEFNFADTIHIWDTLLSDPDGPQETLLRICCAMLILVRKRLLAGDFTSNLKLLQNYPPMNISHLLYVANKLQ; this is encoded by the exons ATGGCGAGCTCGCCGCGATCTCCTCCGCCGGCGCTTACGCCGGAATTCGAGATCTCTCGTCAGTCCCGCCTCTTTGCGGCG TTGTCCAAGAAGGTGATAGATCTCGATGAACTGAGGATGCTGGCGGCTCAGGGAGTCCCAGACGCGGCGGGCGTCCGGGCAACTGTGTGGAAG CTGCTACTGGGCTATCTGCCCAATGACCGCTCGCTGTGGGAGCAGGAGCTGGCAAAAAAGAGAGCACAGTACGCTGCTTTCAAAGATGAGTTCCTTAGAAACCCT GTAGGTAGAAATAGCGCGACAGGTGCA ACAGAAGGCCACCACAACGTAAGTGCAGAGGATGTTGACAATGGGTTCCTGCACAGGTCAGAGGTAACACGAGAGGAGCACCCTTTAAGCCTTGGGAAGACCAGTGCTTGGAATCAGTTTTTTGAG TACTCAGAGATTATGGAGCAGATTGACCGCGATGTAAAGCGCACCCACCCTGACATGCATTTTTTCTGTGGCGACTCATCTTTTGCAAAGTCGAATCAG GAATCTTTGAAAAATGTACTGCTAATCTTTGCCAAGCTGAATGCTGGAATAAGATATGTACAAGGGATGAATGAAATTTTGGCACCGCTCTTCTTTGTATTTCGGAGTGATCCAGATGATAAAAATGCT AAATTTGCGGAAGCGGATTCATTCTTTTGCTTCGTTGAGCTGCTTAGTGGGTTTAGAGACAACTTCTGCCAGAAACTAGACAACAGTGCTGTTGGCATTCGAGGTACACTAGCCAAGTTATCACAGCTTGTAGCAAAGTATGATCGAGAACTCCAACAGCATTTGGAAATAACTACAGAA GTTAATCCCCAGTTCTATGCATTCAGATGGATAACGTTACTGCTGACCCAGGAATTCAACTTTGCCGACACCATTCACATTTGGGACACACTATTAAGTGATCCCGATGGCCCCCAG GAAACCTTGCTCAGAATATGCTGTGCAATGCTGATCCTTGTCCGGAAGCGCCTCTTGGCCGGCGATTTCACCTCCAACCTCAAGCTTCTGCAGAATTACCCGCCAATGAACATCAGCCACCTCCTCTACGTTGCCAACAAGTTGCAGTGA